The Cucurbita pepo subsp. pepo cultivar mu-cu-16 chromosome LG15, ASM280686v2, whole genome shotgun sequence genome contains the following window.
tcaaattataattaaaaacaaaacccgACAATCCAACTCGGGTTTAGTTGGAAACTTTATTCAGGTTGTTCAGGTCACTAACCTAATCAAATGCAAAGTTTTGGGACGGTACAAAAGATTTTACCTATACGCTCTTACAAAAATGAGCtcaaattatgattaaaaacaaaacccgATAATCCAACTCAGGTTTAATTGGAAACTTTATTCAGATTGTTCATGTCACTAACCTAATAAAATGCAAAGTTTTGGGACGGTACAAAAGTTTTTACCTATACGCTCCTACAAAAATGAGCtcaaattatgattaaaaacaaaacccgACAATCCAACTCGGGTTTAGTTGGAAACTTTATTCAGGTTGTTCAGGTCACTAACCTAATCAAATGCAAAGTTTTGGGACGGTACAAAAGATTTTACCTATACGCTCTTACAAAAATGAGCtcaaattatgattaaaaacaaaacccgATAATCCAACTCAGGTTTAATTGGAAACTTTATTCAGATTGTTCATGTCACTAACCTAATAAAATGCAAAGTTTTGGGACGGTACAAAAGTTTTTACCTATACGCTCCTACAAAAATGAGCtcaaattatgattaaaaacaaaacccgACAATCCAACTCGGGTTTAGTTGGAAACTTTATTCAGATTGTTCGGGTCACTAACCCAATCAAACGCAAAGTTTTGGGACGGTACAAACATTTTTACCTATACACTCCTACAAAAATGAgctcaaattataattaaaaacaaagtcCGACAATCCTGCTCTGGTTTAATTGAAAACTTTATTCAAATTGTTCCGGTTACTAATACAATCAGGACAGGACAAAAGTTTTTTACCATATACCCTCCTAGAAAAATGGGCTCAAATCGGATATGTTCATAATCCTTTCGGGAtaagaaatttgaagttttctctctttttcttgtttatttcttGCTATAAATATCGCATCCGATGACACTGTCAGCAAGATCCAGAGCGGAGAGTTTCAGTCTCAGCCGCAGTAGAAGGAATCTCAAGGTCAGGAAATGGCGAAAATGGAGGATCGAGAAGTTCGATCTCACCCTCTGTTGAGAAGACGAAGAACAGAGCTCAGCCATGGCTTCTCTTCCTCGCAAATGGAAGCCATGGCCGCCTTCTGTGAAGCTATCATTCCCCCGCTGCCTCTCGTCAAGGAAGATCCACTCCATCAATCGCTTCTTGCATTCTACGAAGCTTCCGCTTCTCAAGCCCCGATTCCTGATGAGGTCGTTTACTTACTCTACGATCCTTTTGAGTTCTTAATCTTCGTTTTCTCTCCCCGCTCGAAGTTTGGAGATTCTTATGCTGGAAACTcgcttgtttgtttgttttttcttatcGGATTTTTAGGTAGCGGCGCTATTGGTGGATAGGGCTAATCCGAAAGCTGTGTTTCTTGTGAAATTGGTTCTGAGGCTTCTGTCTTTTAGAATTGGAACATTGTTGCTTTGTGGATATCTTTGCTTTGATTGGAGATGGCCTTTCGTTCTCAAATTCTCTGAGATTTCTCTGGAGAAGAGAGAACAGATTCTCAAGGATTGGTCTGTGGCTCACCAGAGGTATACTGTGCTCCTGAGAATGGTTTTTATGATCATAAAAATGTTCTGCTGCTTCAAATTCTTCTCCAGGGTACGCTTTCTCTGAACATTCTCAGTTCCTTTTTCCTGTATCTGTGCTTTAGTGTTCATATTCAACATTGCTTTGAAGATTCTGGTTAAGGATGATGATAAGTGGATGTAAGTGTgtgatctcacattagttggagagaagaacgaaatattctttatacgggtgtggaaatctctccttaatagatgcgtttttaaaaacctcgaggggaaacccaaaaggggaAGCACAAACggtacaatatctgctagtggtgggcttaagctgttacaaatggtagcagagccaaacattgggcaatgtgctagtgaggagaCTGAGCCTCGAAGAGGGTGGACACGAAACGGTGTGCGAACAAGGACATTAGCCccaaaggagtggattgtgagatcccacgttgattaaggaagagaacaaatcattttttataagggtgtagaaacctctccctagtagatagcagacgcattttaaaaacctcgaggagaagttcgaaaggaaaagtccaaagaagacattATCTGCTAGGGATGGGTTTAGGTGGNACCCGACAATCCAACTCGGGTTTAGTTGGAAACTTTATTCAGATTGTTCGGGTCACTAACCCAATCAAACGCAAAGTTTTGGGACGGTACAAACATTTTTACCTATACACTCCTACAAAAATGAgctcaaattataattaaaaacaaagtcCGACAATCCTGCTCTGGTTTAATTGAAAACTTTATTCAAATTGTTCCGGTTACTAATACAATCAGGACAGGACAAAAGTTTTTTACCATATACCCTCCTAGAAAAATGGGCTCAAATCGGATATGTTCATAATCCTTTCGGGAtaagaaatttgaagttttctctctttttcttgtttatttcttGCTATAAATATCGCATCCGATGACACTGTCAGCAAGATCCAGAGCGGAGAGTTTCAGTCTCAGCCGCAGTAGAAGGAATCTCAAGGTCAGGAAATGGCGAAAATGGAGGATCGAGAAGTTCGATCTCACCCTCTGTTGAGAAGACGAAGAACAGAGCTCAGCCATGGCTTCTCTTCCTCGCAAATGGAAGCCATGGCCGCCTTCTGTGAAGCTATCATTCCCCCGCTGCCTCTCGTCAAGGAAGATCCACTCCATCAATCGCTTCTTGCATTCTACGAAGCTTCCGCTTCTCAAGCCCCGATTCCTGATGAGGTCGTTTACTTACTCTACGATCCTTTTGAGTTCTTAATCTTCGTTTTCTCTCCCCGCTCGAAGTTTGGAGATTCTTATGCTGGAAACTcgcttgtttgtttgttttttcttatcGGATTTTTAGGTAGCGGCGCTATTGGTGGATAGGGCTAATCCGAAAGCTGTGTTTCTTGTGAAATTGGTTCTGAGGCTTCTGTCTTTTAGAATTGGAACATTGTTGCTTTGTGGATATCTTTGCTTTGATTGGAGATGGCCTTTCGTTCTCAAATTCTCTGAGATTTCTCTGGAGAAGAGAGAACAGATTCTCAAGGATTGGTCTGTGGCTCACCAGAGGTATACTGTGCTCCTGAGAATGGTTTTTATGATCATAAAAATGTTCTGCTGCTTCAAATTCTTCTCCAGGGTACGCTTTCTCTGAACATTCTCAGTTCCTTTTTCCTGTATCTGTGCTTTAGTGTTCATATTCAACATTGCTTTGAAGATTCTGGTTAAGGATGATGATAAGTGGATGTAAGTGTgtgatctcacattagttggagagaagaacgaaatattctttatacgggtgtggaaatctctccttaatagatgcgtttttaaaaacctcgaggggaaacccaaaaggggaAGCACAAACggtacaatatctgctagtggtgggcttaagctgttacaaatggtagcagagccaaacattgggcaatgtgctagtgaggagaCTGAGCCTCGAAGAGGGTGGACACGAAACGGTGTGCGAACAAGGACATTAGCCccaaaggagtggattgtgagatcccacgttgattaaggaagagaacaaatcattttttataagggtgtagaaacctctccctagtagatagcagacgcattttaaaaacctcgaggagaagttcgaaaggaaaagtccaaagaagacattATCTGCTAGGGATGGGTTTAGGTGGGTTTGGGCGgttataattagtttttttgttttctaaaaaagaaaatataataaagaagTTGCTAGAAACAAAAGGCAAAAAGTGTTAGCGATTGGGccttcattttgtttgttgtttttcaaTCAATCCACGCATTAGTTTTCATCTACATTGACATTTACAGCGTTCATCTCTTTGAATATTTAGAAGTTAAGGCTGACATCTTCTTGTTCTACTGGTTTAGACAACAAGAAAGATCTGTTCATATTGACTATTGAGTACTATCATACAGAGAATtcctttttgttctgtttcaGATCGACGGAGAGTCGAAAAACATAGCATGGGAAGCGATGGGGTATCGTGTAGACACTCGAAAACGGTTGAATGATACCCGAAAAGAGCGGCCTCTTGAAAGGGGGTTGATAGAAACTGGCAAAGAACATGATTCCACTCTTCTCCGGTCTCTTTCCATGAAAGGCCTTGCAGTGACTGAGGATCAAAAACACGGTAGCACCTATACGATCAAATGTGATGTTGTGATTGTTGGCTCGGGTTGCGGTGGCGGGGTTGCTGCTGCGATTCTTGCAAAATCTGGTTTGAAGGTAGTCGTTCTCGAGAAAGGGAACTATTTTGTGCCTGAAGATTATTCTTCCCTGGAAGGTCCATCCATGGATGAACTATATGAAACTGGTGGACTTAAGTCAACACTTGATGGGAAGGTTATGCTGTTGGCTGGAACTACTGTAGGTGGAGGCTCTGCTATAAACTGGTCTGCATCAATTAGAACTCCTAAACCTGTTCTTGAAGAGTGGTCTACCATTCATAAGATTCCTTTGTTCGGGAGCTTCGATTACCGATCGGCAATGGACGCtg
Protein-coding sequences here:
- the LOC111811244 gene encoding long-chain-alcohol oxidase FAO2-like, with the translated sequence MAKMEDREVRSHPLLRRRRTELSHGFSSSQMEAMAAFCEAIIPPLPLVKEDPLHQSLLAFYEASASQAPIPDEVAALLVDRANPKAVFLVKLVLRLLSFRIGTLLLCGYLCFDWRWPFVLKFSEISLEKREQILKDWSVAHQRYTVLLRMVFMIIKMFCCFKFFSRVRFL